Within bacterium, the genomic segment TGCTGCGCCGGGCCCGCTCCTTCTCGCCGAGTCGCGTGTAGGTGGCCGAGACGAACTCGAGCACGGGTCGGCTGCTGGACTGGAGGCTTTCGGCCTGCCCGAGCAGCTCGAGCAGCGACTTGCGCGGGCAGGCACTGTCCTCGGCGTAGAGGCGCAGCGCCTCGAACATCTTGTCGGCGCCATCGGTGAGGAAGCCCTGGCGGGTCTTCAGTTCGCCCAGCACCCAGATCGCGTCGCGCTGCTCGGGCTCGAGCCGCAGCACCTTCTTGCAGAGCGCCGCGCCGTTGCTGTACATGCCCAGCTCGCGATAGGCTTGGATGCCCCGCATGAAGCTGGCAATGGCCTCGGCCTGGCGGCCGCTCTTCAGGAGGATGTCGCCGATCTGATTGTGATAGGCGGGCTGGGATTCCTCCACGCTGACGAGCTTCTCGAGTACGGCGAGCGCGTCGTCCCAGGAGGATTCCTGGAGAGCCAGGCTGAGGTTGCGCTTCAACTCCTGGATGCGGCTCAAGGACTCTCCTTTCCCGAGCACAGGAACCCCTACGCCTAGACAGGTTCGCCGGCGGATCAGCAAGGGCTATTCCAGGGCTGGGCGGGGGGAACGATGCGCCAAACAACAACACGACAACGGCTTGAACCGCCACTCCGGCCCCGGGACAGAACTTCCCCGCCCTCCCGGCGCGCCAGAATCTGCCCGGTCGATTGCAAAATGGGTGAGCGGTAATCTCTGCCTTACGTGATTTCTAGCGGACGATCGCGGCACTCCTCCGGCGCGAAGGCGAGACGCCGCCCGGCGGCGAAGACGAGGCGCGCCGAGGGGAAGCCGATGTGATAGGGCAGTTCCCGGTAGTCGGCGGCGTCGTGGAGGATCAGGTCGGCCCGCTTGCCGGGCAGCAGGCTGCCTGTCTCGCGGCCCTCGCCGCAAGCCCAGGCGGCGTTGTGCGTCGCCGCGCAGAGGGCCTCGGCGGGGGAGAGGCGCAGGGCGCTCGCCGCCAGGGCGAGCACGAGGCCCATCGACTCGCAGCAGCTCGAGCCCGGGTTGTAGTCGGTGGCCAGGGCCACGGCCGCGCCGGCGTCGACGAGGCGCCGCGCGGGGGCGAACTGCGTGCTCGCGAGGCCGAGGCTGGTGGCCGGCAGGAGCACGGCCACCGTCGGCGCCGCCGCCAGGGCGGCGATGTCGCGCTCGGCCATTGCGATCAGGTGCTCGGCGCTCACGGCGCCCAGGCCAGCGGCCAGGGCCGCAGCGCCGTAGCCAGGCGCGATCTCGTCGGCGTGCAGCTTGGCCCCCAGGCCCAGGGCCTGCGCCGCCCGGAGGAGGCGTTCGCTCTCGGCGAGGGTGAAGACCGTCGGCTCGCAGAAGACGTCGGCGAAGCGCGCGATCCCCTGCGCGGCGACGGCCGGCAGCCAGACGCCGACGATCTCCTCCACGTAGTCCGCGCGGTCCGCGCGCCGCTCGGGCGGGATCTCATGGGCGCCGAGGAAGGTGGGCACCAGCCTGACCGCCAGTTCCTCCGCGAGGCCGGCGATCAGGCGCAGCCCTCTCAGCTCCTGCTCGAGATCCAGGCCATAGCCGGTCTTGACTTCGATGGTGGCGCTGCCGGCCAGCAGCATGCGCTTCAGGCGCGGCCGGCTCAGCGCGAGCAGCTCCTCGTCGCTGCGGCAGCGGAAGTCGGCGACGCTCGCGTGGATACCCCCGCCGGCGGCGGCGATCTCCAGGTAGGGCCGCCCCGCCACCCGCAGCGCGAACTCCTCGTAGCGGTAGCGCCCGAAGAGGGCGTGCGTGTGCGGGTCCACGTAGGCCGGCGTCACGAGGGCGCCGCCGGCGGCGATCTCCAGGCAGTCGGGCGCGGGCTCGCAGGCGGCCAGCACGGCGGCCTCCGGGCCGGCAGCGAGAATGCGGCCGCCGGCGGCGGCCAGTGCACCTTGGGCGACGAGCCCCAGCTCCCCCAGCGCAGCCCCGCGCCGTGGCCCCTCCGGCCCCGCGAGGGTCGCGAGCTGGCCGATGCCCCGGATGAGCAGTTCCGCCTTCGGCGCTGGCTTCATCGCAGGAGCGGCGTGCGCAGGCCGCGCTCGGCGGCCACCGCGAGGGCCTTGGGATAGCCCGCGTCCGCGTGGCGCATGACGCCCGTCCCCGGATCGCAAGTCAGCACGCGCTCCAGGCGCGCCGCGGCGGCCGGGGTGCCGTCGGCGACGATCACCATGCCGGCGTGGATCGAGTTGCCGATGCCGACGCCGCCGCCGTGGTGGAGGGACACCCAGGTCGCCCCGCCCACCGCGTTCAGCAGGGCGTTGAGCAGGGGCCAGTCGGCCACCGCGTCGCTGCCGTCCAGCATGCCCTCGGTTTCCCGGTAGGGGCTGGCCACCGAACCGCTGTCGAGATGGTCGCGCCCGATCACGATCGGCGCGCTGAGCTCGCCGCTCGCCACGAGCGCGTTGAAGGCGAGCCCGGCCTTTGCGCGCTCGCCGTAGCCCAGCCAGCAGATGCGGCTCGGCAGGCCCTGGTACTTGACCTTCTCGCCGGCGAGGCGGATCCAGCGCGCGAGGGCGGCGTCCTCCGGGAAGAGCTCCAGGATGGCGCGGTCCGTACGCGCGATGTCGGCCGGATCGCCCGAGAGCGCGGCCCAGCGGAAGGGGCCCTTGCCCTCGCAGAAGAGCGGGCGCACGAAGGCCGGTACGAAGCCGGGGAAGTCGAAGGCGCGCGGCTCGCCGCCCTTGACGGCGCCGCCGCGCAGGTTGTTGCCGTAGTCGAAGGCCACACTGCCGCGCTCCTGCAGGATCAGCATCGCGCGCACCTGCGCGGCCATCGAGGCGTAGGCGCGCCGCACGTGCGCCTCGGGGTCGCGCTCGCGCAGGGCGGCGGCCTCGGCGAGGGAGAGCCCGGCGGGGATGTAGCCATTCAGGGGGTCGTGCGCGCTGGTCTGGTCGGTCACCAGTTCCGGCGTCACCCCGCGCGCGACGAGAGCGGGGAAGATCTCGGCGACGTTGCCCAGGAGGCCCACGCTGAGCGCCTCGCCGCGCGCCTTGGCGGCCCGGCAGAGGGCGAGCGCCTCGTCCAGATCGCGGCTCTTGCGGTCGAGGTAGCGGTGCGCGAGGCGGCGGTCGATGCGCGCCTCGTCGACCTCGACGACGAGGGCGACGCCCTCGTTCATCGTCACGGCCAGGGGCTGGGCGCCGCCCATGCCGCCGAGGCCGCCGGTGAGGGTCAGCGTCCCCTTCAGCGTACCGCCGAAGTGCTGGCGCGCCGCCTCGGCGAGGGTCTCGTAGGTGCCCTGGAGGATGCCCTGCGTTCCGATGTAGATCCAGGAGCCGGCCGTCATCTGGCCGTACATCATCAGGCCCTGCTTCTCCAGCGCCCAGAAGTGCTCCCAGTTCGCCCAGGCGGGCACCAGCTGACTGTTGACGATCAGCACGCGCGGCGCGTCCGGGTGGGTGCGGAAGATGGCGACCGGCTTGCCCGACTGCACGAGCAGGGTCTCCTCACCCGTCAGTTCCGTGAGGGCCTTCACGATCGCCTCGAAGCAGGCCCAGTTGCGGGCCGCCTTGCCCGTGCCGCCGTAGACGACGAGCTCGGCCGGCTTCTCGGCCACCTCGGGATCGAGGTTGTTCATCAGCATGCGCAGGGCGGCCTCCTGCAGCCAACCCTTGCAATGGAGCGCGGCGCCGCGCGGCGCCTTGACCTCTCCGGGATGCAGCTCGAGCATCGCGACCCCTCTCTCTTCAGCGCTCCTGCGGCGCGCGCGGCGGCCACGGCCCGCGGCTGGCGGGTCTCAGGCGTCGGGTCGCGGCCGGGGACGGGAGACGTACCATGCGTGCAGCTCGCTCGCGAAGGCGGCTGCATCGAAACATAGTCGAGTCTCCACGGGAAGGGAACGCAAAAAGCGCTGTCCGTAGCCCTTGTGGACGAGACGGCTGTCGAGGAAGACGGCGAGCCCTTCGTCGCGTGCGCTGCGGATCAGGCGGCCGAAGCCCTGCTTGAAGCGCAGCACGGCCTCGGGCACCATGTAGGCGAGGAAGGGATCCTCCCCCGCGGCGGCCAGGCGCTCGCAGCGCGCCTCGACGAGCGGCTCGGTCGGCACCGCGAAGGGCAGGCGCGTGATGACGAGAATCGCCAGCGCCGCGCCGGGAAAGTCCACCCCCTCCCAGAAGCTGCTCGTGCCGAGGAGCAGCGCGCCGCGCCGGGCGCGGAAGCGCCGCGCGAGCGCGTCCCGGCTGACTCCGCTCTCCTGCCCGAGCAGCCGCTCGGGCGCGATGCCGCGCTCGAGGAGCCCGCGCCGGCAGCGCGCGAGCGCCTCGTAGCTCGTGAAGAGGACCAGCGTGTTCAGCGGCTGCGCGGTCGCGAGGCCGGCGAGCAGTTCGACGATCGCCTCCAGGTGCCCGCGCTGCCCGGGCTCCGGCAGGTAGGCGGGCAGCAGCAGCCGCGCCTGCGCCGCAAGGTCGAAGGGGCTCTCCAGCGCGAGCGCGTGCGCCTCGCGGCCGCTGGCGGCGAGCCCGATCTTGCCGCGGAAGTACTCGAAGCTGCCCTGCACGGTGAGCGTCGCGCTCGTGAGGACGAGGGCGACGAGCCGCTCGCGGAAGAACGCCCCCAGCTCGAGCGCGACGTCGACGGGGCTCGCCACCAGCTCCCGCGGCCCGCGCGCGTCGCCTTCGAGGTAGAAGACGAAATCCTCGCCCTCGGCGGCGAGCAGGAAATCCAGCCGCGCGCGCTGCTCCTCGAGCCCCCGCGCGAGCGCGGCCAGCGCTTCGGCCTCGGCGCGCGCTTCGGCCCCGTTCTCGCCCCGCGTCTCGAGGGCGTCCCCGAGCGCGCGCGCGCGCGCGGCAAGTTCACTCAGCACTGCCCGGAGCGCCTCCGCCTCGGGGACGAGCCGCTCGGCGAGCGCCTGCTCGGCGCGATAGCGCAGGCGGCCTTTCTCGCCCAGGGCGGCCGCCACCGCCGGCTGCGCTCCCAGCCGCGCGAGGAGGGCGCGCAGGGCCTCGCGGGCGCCCGGCAGCGCGGCGAGCAGGGCCCTGCGCAGGGCGGCGGCCTCGCCGCCCGCCGCCTGCGCGGCCGGCAGCCAGCGCGCCAGCGCCCGCTCGCTCCAGCCGGGCGTGCGCAGCTCGGGAGCGATCTGCTCGAGCGTCGCCTCCAGGGCCCGCGCGCCGAGGCCGACCCCGAGCGCCCGTGTCGCCACCGCGTCGAGGTGCTGGGCCTCGTCGACGACCAGGCGCCGGTAGGGACCGAGCACGCCGCCGCCCACAGCCTGATCGGCGAGCAGCAGCGCGTGATTGACGACGACGAGCGGCGCCGCCCGCGCGCGCTCGCGGGCGCGGGTCACCCAGCAGTCGCTGCGCGCGGCGCAGCGGCTCTCCTCCGCACTCTGGCTCTGGGCGCGCAGCGACTCGAGCAAGCCGGGCGGCAGGAGCGGGTTGGCCGCCAGTTCCTCGAGGAGACCCTCGGCGCTGCGGTCCTGCCAGACGAGCAGGGCAGCGGCGGCCAGGCGCGCGGCGGCGCTCTCTCC encodes:
- a CDS encoding imidazolonepropionase, with translation MKPAPKAELLIRGIGQLATLAGPEGPRRGAALGELGLVAQGALAAAGGRILAAGPEAAVLAACEPAPDCLEIAAGGALVTPAYVDPHTHALFGRYRYEEFALRVAGRPYLEIAAAGGGIHASVADFRCRSDEELLALSRPRLKRMLLAGSATIEVKTGYGLDLEQELRGLRLIAGLAEELAVRLVPTFLGAHEIPPERRADRADYVEEIVGVWLPAVAAQGIARFADVFCEPTVFTLAESERLLRAAQALGLGAKLHADEIAPGYGAAALAAGLGAVSAEHLIAMAERDIAALAAAPTVAVLLPATSLGLASTQFAPARRLVDAGAAVALATDYNPGSSCCESMGLVLALAASALRLSPAEALCAATHNAAWACGEGRETGSLLPGKRADLILHDAADYRELPYHIGFPSARLVFAAGRRLAFAPEECRDRPLEIT
- the hutU gene encoding urocanate hydratase, coding for MLELHPGEVKAPRGAALHCKGWLQEAALRMLMNNLDPEVAEKPAELVVYGGTGKAARNWACFEAIVKALTELTGEETLLVQSGKPVAIFRTHPDAPRVLIVNSQLVPAWANWEHFWALEKQGLMMYGQMTAGSWIYIGTQGILQGTYETLAEAARQHFGGTLKGTLTLTGGLGGMGGAQPLAVTMNEGVALVVEVDEARIDRRLAHRYLDRKSRDLDEALALCRAAKARGEALSVGLLGNVAEIFPALVARGVTPELVTDQTSAHDPLNGYIPAGLSLAEAAALRERDPEAHVRRAYASMAAQVRAMLILQERGSVAFDYGNNLRGGAVKGGEPRAFDFPGFVPAFVRPLFCEGKGPFRWAALSGDPADIARTDRAILELFPEDAALARWIRLAGEKVKYQGLPSRICWLGYGERAKAGLAFNALVASGELSAPIVIGRDHLDSGSVASPYRETEGMLDGSDAVADWPLLNALLNAVGGATWVSLHHGGGVGIGNSIHAGMVIVADGTPAAAARLERVLTCDPGTGVMRHADAGYPKALAVAAERGLRTPLLR
- a CDS encoding DEAD/DEAH box helicase, which gives rise to MIEDQRLSIALAAGCESWFFAAAGAGDPRARRLPLGLFFALYAPAREDLAELAEAMDARAAAELAAALAGLDWSALRVETWGLVQGLLAGAAPAPEGESAASPADLAALAAFAAEGGRLAAERRLAGGGEPVRRRAARRAGPAAGAALDLAAGEARVEAIFATAGELARLLGDDYEAREGQRQMALAAWQVLAGGGDLLVEAPTGTGKSLAYLVPAGLCALATGERVLISTHTRNLQEQLLRRDLPRLAAADWFPVEAALLMGRENYLCRRKLERFLADCGESAAARLAAAALLVWQDRSAEGLLEELAANPLLPPGLLESLRAQSQSAEESRCAARSDCWVTRARERARAAPLVVVNHALLLADQAVGGGVLGPYRRLVVDEAQHLDAVATRALGVGLGARALEATLEQIAPELRTPGWSERALARWLPAAQAAGGEAAALRRALLAALPGAREALRALLARLGAQPAVAAALGEKGRLRYRAEQALAERLVPEAEALRAVLSELAARARALGDALETRGENGAEARAEAEALAALARGLEEQRARLDFLLAAEGEDFVFYLEGDARGPRELVASPVDVALELGAFFRERLVALVLTSATLTVQGSFEYFRGKIGLAASGREAHALALESPFDLAAQARLLLPAYLPEPGQRGHLEAIVELLAGLATAQPLNTLVLFTSYEALARCRRGLLERGIAPERLLGQESGVSRDALARRFRARRGALLLGTSSFWEGVDFPGAALAILVITRLPFAVPTEPLVEARCERLAAAGEDPFLAYMVPEAVLRFKQGFGRLIRSARDEGLAVFLDSRLVHKGYGQRFLRSLPVETRLCFDAAAFASELHAWYVSRPRPRPDA